The following proteins are encoded in a genomic region of Gammaproteobacteria bacterium:
- a CDS encoding GspH/FimT family protein, with protein MRRCVRRSSAGGFTLLELLLVLSLAAVFVTAVAGFQADWKRRHQLDERVGALAAAVRFARSYAMVSGARTVVCKSADGAACGGDGYEGGWLIFAENAATKNGKPDTGERRLRARRNARAAGVTIRSNTFVNYIAYDARGRSNRAGRFVACTDGAVRGAKALVISRTGRLRFAADSDGDGIIEVGNDNIENCLL; from the coding sequence TTGCGTCGTTGTGTTCGGCGTTCATCGGCGGGCGGGTTTACGCTGCTGGAATTGCTGCTGGTGTTGTCGCTGGCGGCGGTGTTTGTTACCGCGGTCGCCGGGTTTCAGGCCGACTGGAAACGGCGGCATCAACTGGACGAGCGGGTCGGGGCGCTGGCCGCCGCGGTTCGGTTCGCCCGCAGTTACGCGATGGTGTCGGGCGCGCGCACCGTCGTCTGCAAGAGCGCCGACGGCGCCGCCTGCGGCGGCGACGGCTACGAGGGCGGCTGGCTGATTTTCGCCGAGAACGCGGCGACGAAGAACGGCAAACCCGACACCGGCGAACGCCGCCTGCGCGCCCGCCGCAATGCGCGCGCCGCAGGTGTCACCATCCGCTCCAACACCTTTGTCAATTACATCGCCTACGACGCGCGCGGGCGCTCCAACCGCGCCGGGCGCTTTGTCGCCTGCACCGACGGCGCCGTGCGCGGCGCAAAGGCGCTGGTCATCAGCCGCACCGGACGCCTGCGCTTCGCCGCCGACAGCGACGGCGACGGCATTATTGAGGTCGGCAATGACAACATTGAAAACTGCCTGCTGTGA
- the hspQ gene encoding heat shock protein HspQ: MKDAHFSIGEVVRHRMFGYHGVICDVDPVFMAPGEWYERVAKSRPPKDRPWYHVLVDGQPAQTYVAERNLEPCESRPIRHPLVDQYFAEYKGGRYVPRHLKT; encoded by the coding sequence ATGAAGGACGCGCATTTTTCAATCGGCGAGGTGGTGCGGCACAGGATGTTCGGCTACCACGGCGTCATCTGCGATGTGGACCCGGTGTTCATGGCGCCCGGTGAATGGTACGAACGGGTGGCGAAATCAAGGCCGCCGAAAGACCGCCCCTGGTATCATGTGCTGGTGGACGGCCAGCCGGCGCAGACCTATGTCGCCGAGCGCAACCTGGAACCCTGCGAGAGCCGCCCCATCCGGCACCCGCTGGTGGACCAGTATTTCGCGGAATACAAGGGCGGGCGCTATGTCCCGCGCCACCTGAAGACCTGA
- the metW gene encoding methionine biosynthesis protein MetW: MRPDLEIIRDWIKPDSRVLDLGCGDGELLWSLQRDRNIAGLGLEIDDDNIVRCIERGVGVIQIDLDEGLRDDFDDRSFDYVVMTQALQAMRRPDLLLDEMLRVGKEAIVTFPNMGHWRNRMQMLLGGNMPVTRALPAAWYDTANIHLCTIRDFEALCRSKNIRRLQRTTVDHNHRASIGARLLPNLMGEIAIYRLGRG; encoded by the coding sequence ATGCGCCCGGACCTTGAAATCATCCGCGACTGGATCAAGCCGGACTCGCGCGTGCTGGACCTCGGCTGCGGCGACGGCGAACTGCTGTGGTCGCTGCAACGCGACCGCAACATCGCCGGCCTCGGCCTTGAGATTGACGACGACAACATCGTGCGCTGCATCGAGCGCGGCGTCGGCGTCATACAGATTGACCTTGACGAGGGGCTGCGCGACGACTTTGACGACCGCAGTTTTGATTATGTGGTGATGACGCAGGCGCTTCAGGCCATGCGCCGCCCCGACCTGCTGCTGGATGAAATGCTGCGCGTCGGCAAGGAGGCGATTGTGACCTTTCCCAACATGGGGCACTGGCGCAACCGCATGCAGATGCTGCTGGGCGGGAATATGCCGGTCACGCGCGCGCTGCCCGCCGCGTGGTACGACACCGCCAACATTCACCTGTGCACGATACGCGACTTTGAGGCGCTGTGCCGCAGCAAAAACATCCGGCGCTTGCAGCGCACGACGGTGGACCACAACCACCGCGCCTCAATCGGCGCGCGCCTGCTGCCCAACCTGATGGGCGAGATTGCGATTTACCGCCTCGGGCGCGGCTGA
- a CDS encoding homoserine O-acetyltransferase, whose amino-acid sequence MPDSIPADSVGLVETRYRTFDGPLALDCGRELPGFTLAYETYGTLNDERSNALLICHALSSDQHAAGYHSMDDAKPGWWDSCIGPGKPFNTDEFFVVCPNNLGGCKGSTGPNTANPETGELYASDFPIVTVRDWVRSQKLLADALGITRWAAVIGGSLGGMQAMQWAIDYPDRLAHALLIAAAPKLSAQNIAFNEVARQAIVSDADFNGGRYYDQPAPKKGLMLARMLGHITYLSDDAMRDKFGRDLKEGKLNFNFDIEFQVESYLRHQGESFTNRFDANTYLLMTKALDYFDPAADFGGDLAAAFARTAARFLVVSFTTDWRFPPARSREITRALVQAGKQASYCTVKAHQGHDAFLMPVPQYLAVLDAYTSQILAGV is encoded by the coding sequence ATGCCAGACTCCATTCCCGCCGACTCGGTCGGCCTTGTCGAGACCCGCTACCGGACTTTTGACGGCCCGCTGGCGCTGGATTGCGGGCGTGAACTGCCCGGCTTTACGCTGGCCTACGAGACCTACGGCACGCTGAACGACGAGCGCTCCAACGCGCTGCTGATTTGCCACGCGCTGTCGAGCGACCAGCACGCCGCCGGCTACCACAGCATGGACGACGCCAAGCCCGGCTGGTGGGACAGTTGCATCGGCCCCGGCAAGCCGTTCAACACCGACGAGTTTTTCGTCGTCTGCCCGAACAACCTCGGCGGCTGCAAGGGCAGCACCGGGCCGAACACGGCCAACCCGGAAACCGGCGAACTCTATGCCTCGGACTTTCCCATCGTCACCGTGCGCGACTGGGTCAGAAGCCAGAAACTGCTGGCCGACGCGCTCGGCATCACGCGCTGGGCGGCGGTTATCGGCGGCAGCCTCGGCGGAATGCAGGCGATGCAGTGGGCGATTGATTACCCCGACCGCCTCGCGCACGCGCTGCTGATTGCGGCGGCGCCGAAACTGTCGGCGCAGAACATCGCCTTCAACGAGGTGGCGCGCCAGGCCATCGTCTCCGACGCCGACTTCAACGGCGGGCGCTATTACGACCAGCCGGCGCCGAAGAAGGGCCTGATGCTGGCGCGCATGCTCGGCCACATCACCTACCTGTCCGACGACGCCATGCGCGACAAGTTCGGGCGCGACCTGAAGGAAGGCAAGTTGAACTTCAACTTTGACATTGAGTTTCAGGTTGAGAGTTACCTGCGCCACCAGGGCGAGTCTTTCACCAACCGCTTTGACGCCAACACCTACCTGCTGATGACCAAGGCGCTGGATTACTTCGACCCGGCGGCGGACTTCGGCGGCGACCTCGCCGCCGCCTTCGCGCGCACCGCGGCGCGCTTTCTGGTGGTGTCGTTCACAACCGACTGGCGTTTCCCGCCGGCGCGCTCGCGCGAAATCACGCGCGCGCTGGTGCAGGCCGGCAAGCAGGCCAGTTACTGCACCGTCAAGGCGCACCAGGGGCACGATGCGTTCCTGATGCCGGTGCCGCAATACCTCGCGGTGTTGGACGCCTACACCAGCCAGATACTGGCGGGCGTGTGA
- the bioC gene encoding malonyl-ACP O-methyltransferase BioC, whose product MKVVPKRPSINKQAVRRSFDRAAAEYDAHSALQQRIACDLIEVCDRLSPRLEHRPRAILDAGAGTGYGVRLLRSRFPRALIVGLDFAPQMVRRAARGCDSASHFVCADAERPPFGDGVFDLVYSSSLVQWCDEPGGLFGQFRRLMRGGGWLLFSTYGPKTLHELRQSWAAADRYGHTLEFPGGADLKKMLRARGFDVKLFTRQLEVVHHRGVGELLQQLKSSGATNRHTAARRGLTTPAALRAMKQHYQRRFGVRGLVAASYEILVFAARAAERE is encoded by the coding sequence ATGAAAGTCGTTCCAAAACGCCCCTCAATCAACAAGCAGGCGGTGCGCCGGTCGTTTGACCGCGCGGCGGCGGAATACGACGCCCACAGCGCGCTGCAACAGAGAATCGCCTGCGACCTGATTGAAGTCTGCGATCGCCTGTCGCCGCGACTGGAACACCGCCCGCGCGCCATTCTCGACGCCGGCGCCGGCACCGGCTACGGCGTGCGCCTGCTTCGCAGCCGTTTCCCGCGCGCGCTCATCGTCGGCCTTGATTTCGCGCCGCAAATGGTGCGCCGCGCCGCGCGCGGCTGCGACAGCGCATCGCACTTTGTCTGCGCCGACGCCGAGCGCCCGCCGTTCGGCGACGGCGTCTTTGACCTGGTGTATTCCAGTTCGCTGGTGCAGTGGTGCGACGAGCCGGGCGGCCTGTTCGGGCAGTTCCGCCGCCTGATGCGCGGCGGCGGCTGGCTGCTGTTCTCGACCTACGGGCCGAAAACGCTGCACGAACTCAGGCAAAGTTGGGCCGCCGCCGACCGCTACGGCCACACACTGGAGTTTCCCGGCGGCGCCGACCTGAAGAAGATGCTGCGGGCGCGCGGCTTTGATGTAAAACTCTTCACGCGCCAACTGGAGGTGGTGCACCACCGCGGCGTCGGCGAACTGCTGCAACAACTGAAAAGCAGCGGCGCCACCAACCGCCACACCGCCGCCCGCCGCGGCCTGACCACACCGGCGGCGCTGCGCGCGATGAAACAACACTACCAGCGCCGCTTCGGCGTGCGCGGCCTGGTCGCCGCCAGTTACGAGATTCTGGTGTTCGCGGCGAGGGCCGCAGAGCGCGAATAA
- a CDS encoding alpha/beta fold hydrolase codes for MKDGAKNPDGAQSGKPPVVLLHGWMMSRRCWDEVAARLRTMFDLYIAELPGHEVRGETNGGGARVLRIAELLEHNANGDTDDTGARPPGYGANKQTDGGDAKPFRSAGLPGHNANNGSAFSRPGELVAALAAAAPRRAVWVGWSLGGVLAQAVACRYPERVAGLVCIAAAARFVACDEWPHGMAPAVFDDFAAAFARDADGAARRFLSLQTAGNGDAALLRRLRQAAARGGAHAEQAAALRFLGDSDLRGALRDCRCRADFIGGGHDRLVAARAVKQSSRLARDGRFHNIADAGHAAPVSHAGRVCEIIRQCAEHARAAT; via the coding sequence GTGAAAGACGGCGCAAAAAACCCCGACGGCGCGCAAAGCGGCAAACCGCCGGTCGTTCTGCTGCACGGCTGGATGATGAGCCGCCGCTGCTGGGACGAGGTGGCGGCGCGCCTTCGGACGATGTTTGACCTGTACATCGCCGAACTGCCGGGCCATGAAGTGCGAGGCGAAACAAACGGCGGCGGTGCAAGAGTACTCCGCATCGCCGAACTGCTTGAACACAATGCAAATGGCGATACCGATGACACCGGCGCAAGGCCGCCCGGCTACGGTGCAAACAAGCAAACAGACGGCGGCGACGCAAAACCGTTCCGCAGCGCCGGGCTGCCCGGCCACAATGCAAACAACGGCAGCGCCTTCTCGCGCCCCGGTGAACTGGTGGCGGCGTTGGCGGCGGCGGCGCCGCGGCGGGCGGTGTGGGTTGGCTGGTCGCTGGGCGGTGTGCTGGCGCAGGCGGTGGCGTGCCGTTATCCGGAGCGGGTCGCCGGGCTGGTCTGCATTGCCGCGGCGGCGCGCTTTGTCGCCTGCGATGAATGGCCGCACGGAATGGCGCCTGCGGTTTTTGACGACTTTGCGGCGGCATTCGCGCGCGACGCCGACGGCGCGGCGCGGCGGTTTCTGTCGCTGCAAACGGCGGGCAACGGCGACGCGGCGCTGCTGCGGCGCCTGCGACAGGCCGCCGCGCGCGGCGGCGCGCACGCCGAACAGGCGGCGGCGCTGCGCTTTCTGGGTGACAGCGATTTGCGCGGCGCGCTGCGCGACTGCCGCTGCCGCGCCGACTTCATCGGCGGCGGCCACGACCGGCTGGTGGCGGCGCGCGCGGTTAAGCAAAGCAGTCGCCTGGCGCGCGACGGACGCTTTCACAACATCGCCGACGCCGGCCACGCGGCGCCGGTCTCGCACGCCGGGCGCGTTTGCGAAATCATCCGGCAATGCGCCGAACACGCGCGCGCGGCGACATGA
- the plsY gene encoding glycerol-3-phosphate 1-O-acyltransferase PlsY has protein sequence MPSVESILVVLAAYLAGSVSFAVVICRLRGDPDPRGVGSGNPGATNAARAGGKTAAALTLLGDVGKAWLPVFAARHAGFPDTVAALAALAAFAGHLYPVWHRFRGGKGVAVCLGCLLGLQPLAGLAWAGVWLAAAGAFRYVAVAGVAAGLAAPFLIHWSGASGATTAAVAVMGLAMLARHHDNLRRIMRGEEDRLFES, from the coding sequence GTGCCGTCCGTTGAAAGCATACTCGTCGTGCTGGCCGCCTATCTCGCCGGTTCGGTTTCGTTCGCCGTCGTCATCTGCCGCCTGCGCGGCGACCCGGACCCGCGCGGCGTCGGCTCCGGCAACCCGGGCGCGACCAACGCCGCGCGCGCCGGCGGCAAGACCGCCGCCGCGCTGACGCTGCTGGGCGATGTCGGCAAGGCGTGGCTGCCGGTCTTTGCGGCGCGCCACGCCGGTTTTCCGGACACGGTCGCGGCGCTGGCCGCGCTGGCCGCGTTTGCCGGGCACTTGTATCCGGTTTGGCACCGCTTTCGCGGCGGCAAGGGCGTCGCCGTCTGTCTGGGGTGTCTGCTCGGCCTGCAACCGCTTGCCGGTCTCGCGTGGGCCGGTGTCTGGCTGGCCGCCGCCGGCGCGTTTCGTTATGTCGCGGTGGCCGGCGTCGCCGCCGGGCTGGCGGCGCCGTTTCTGATTCACTGGTCGGGCGCTTCCGGCGCAACAACGGCGGCGGTCGCGGTGATGGGCCTGGCGATGCTGGCGCGCCACCACGACAACCTGCGCCGAATCATGCGCGGCGAGGAAGACCGCCTGTTTGAATCCTGA
- the tsaD gene encoding tRNA (adenosine(37)-N6)-threonylcarbamoyltransferase complex transferase subunit TsaD, translated as MRVLGIETSCDETGIGLVDSSAGVVAEALFSQVGIHQPHGGVVPELAARDHVRKLLPLLRETLGARALDEVDAVAYTAGPGLIGALLTGAVFGHGLAWALGKPAIGVHHLEAHMLAAMLQGAPPPPYLALLVSGGHTQLIAAHAIGHYELLGDTLDDAVGEAFDKVARMLGLGYPGGPEIQRLARRGRARRFEFPQPMARRPGLDFSFSGLKTRALQTLRRCDGDDDRCRADIALAFEMAAVGSLTERCRRALGQTGCNRLVAAGGVAANARLRRELAKLGGDGVEVVYPEMKLCADNGVMIANAGLLRLQAGQPPDPLPQVRARWPLTELQPPRGA; from the coding sequence ATGCGCGTGCTGGGCATTGAAACCTCGTGCGATGAAACCGGCATCGGCCTGGTGGATTCGTCTGCGGGCGTTGTCGCCGAGGCGCTGTTCAGCCAGGTCGGGATACACCAGCCGCACGGCGGCGTCGTGCCCGAACTGGCGGCGCGCGACCATGTCCGCAAACTGCTGCCGCTGCTGCGCGAGACGCTCGGCGCGCGCGCGCTGGACGAGGTGGACGCGGTGGCCTACACCGCCGGCCCCGGCCTGATTGGCGCGCTGCTGACGGGCGCCGTCTTCGGCCACGGCCTTGCGTGGGCGCTCGGCAAGCCGGCCATCGGCGTGCACCATCTGGAGGCGCACATGCTCGCGGCCATGCTGCAGGGCGCGCCGCCGCCGCCGTATCTGGCGCTGCTGGTGTCGGGCGGGCACACCCAGTTGATTGCGGCGCACGCCATCGGCCACTACGAGTTGCTCGGCGACACGCTCGACGACGCCGTCGGCGAGGCTTTCGACAAGGTCGCAAGAATGTTAGGGCTTGGCTATCCCGGCGGCCCGGAAATCCAGCGCCTGGCGCGGCGCGGGCGCGCGCGGCGCTTTGAGTTTCCGCAGCCGATGGCGCGCCGTCCGGGGCTTGACTTCAGTTTCAGCGGCCTCAAGACCCGCGCGCTGCAAACGCTGCGGCGCTGCGATGGCGACGACGACCGCTGCCGCGCCGACATCGCCCTCGCTTTCGAGATGGCCGCCGTCGGTTCGCTGACCGAACGTTGCCGACGCGCGCTCGGCCAGACCGGTTGCAACCGCCTTGTCGCCGCCGGCGGCGTCGCCGCCAACGCGCGCTTGCGGCGCGAACTGGCAAAACTCGGCGGCGACGGCGTCGAGGTGGTCTATCCGGAGATGAAACTGTGCGCCGACAACGGCGTCATGATCGCCAACGCCGGCCTGCTGCGGTTGCAGGCGGGCCAGCCGCCCGACCCGCTGCCGCAGGTTCGCGCCCGCTGGCCGCTGACGGAATTGCAGCCGCCGCGCGGCGCCTGA
- a CDS encoding YggT family protein, producing MNNLMSGGTPEQALAFVLDTLITFYTLLLLLRALLALAQADFYNPLSQAIVRLTEPPLALARKLIPAAGKWDLPCWILVYLARLFELSLVSAIKGFSPALPALLTVALIQLGELLLQTWIVAIFIFAVSSWFITGAQAYSNPFISLLYSLISPLLEPVRRVVPTVGPVDFSALIMLFLLYMALNLLHSLY from the coding sequence ATGAACAACCTGATGAGCGGCGGCACGCCGGAACAGGCGCTGGCGTTTGTCCTCGACACGCTGATCACCTTCTACACGCTGCTGCTGCTGCTGCGCGCGCTGCTGGCGCTGGCGCAGGCCGACTTCTACAACCCGCTGTCGCAGGCCATCGTGCGGCTGACCGAGCCGCCGCTGGCGCTGGCGAGAAAACTCATCCCCGCCGCCGGCAAGTGGGACTTGCCGTGCTGGATACTGGTCTATCTGGCGCGCCTGTTCGAGTTGTCGCTGGTCAGCGCCATCAAGGGCTTCTCGCCGGCGCTGCCGGCGCTGCTGACGGTGGCGCTGATTCAACTGGGCGAGTTGCTGCTGCAAACCTGGATTGTCGCGATTTTCATTTTCGCCGTCAGCAGTTGGTTCATCACCGGCGCGCAGGCGTACAGCAACCCCTTCATCTCGCTGCTCTACAGCCTGATTTCGCCGCTGCTGGAACCGGTGCGGCGCGTCGTGCCGACCGTCGGGCCGGTGGATTTCAGCGCGCTGATTATGCTGTTTCTGCTTTATATGGCGCTGAATCTGCTGCACTCGCTCTACTGA
- the proC gene encoding pyrroline-5-carboxylate reductase, with product MPRIAFIGAGNIARSLIGGLTAHGLPAADLRVSDPDGAQLARLAERHPGLATFASNPDAAADCDFAVLCVKPDAVRAVCGEMAGALARRGGVLLSVAAGVPLARLDEWSGAQLAIIRCMPNTPVAVGRGVVALCAGARVSAAQRDAAGQLLGGVAVTVWLDDESGMDLVTALSGSGPAYFFRIVEAFEQAAAELGLPADAARRLARGTFCGAAALADGGDGDVARLRQQVTSPGGTTESGLAALEEGGINRLARTVLAAAAKRSAELAAATAR from the coding sequence ATGCCGCGCATCGCGTTCATCGGCGCCGGCAACATCGCGCGCAGTCTGATTGGCGGCCTCACCGCGCACGGCCTGCCCGCCGCCGACTTGCGCGTGTCCGACCCCGACGGCGCGCAACTCGCGCGGCTGGCCGAACGCCATCCGGGGCTTGCGACATTCGCCTCCAATCCCGACGCCGCCGCCGACTGCGACTTCGCCGTGCTGTGCGTCAAACCCGACGCCGTGCGCGCGGTGTGCGGCGAGATGGCCGGTGCGCTGGCGCGGCGCGGCGGCGTGCTGCTGTCGGTCGCCGCCGGCGTGCCGCTGGCGCGCCTTGATGAATGGAGCGGCGCGCAACTCGCCATCATCCGCTGCATGCCGAACACGCCGGTCGCGGTCGGGCGCGGCGTTGTCGCGCTGTGCGCCGGCGCGCGCGTGTCGGCGGCACAGCGCGACGCCGCCGGGCAACTGCTGGGCGGCGTCGCCGTTACGGTGTGGCTTGACGACGAAAGCGGCATGGACCTCGTCACCGCGCTGTCGGGCAGCGGCCCGGCCTATTTCTTCCGGATTGTCGAGGCGTTTGAGCAGGCGGCGGCGGAACTGGGGCTGCCCGCCGACGCCGCGCGGCGCCTCGCGCGCGGCACTTTCTGCGGCGCCGCCGCGCTGGCCGACGGCGGCGACGGCGATGTCGCGCGCCTGCGCCAACAGGTGACCTCGCCGGGCGGCACCACCGAAAGCGGCCTCGCCGCACTGGAAGAAGGCGGCATCAACCGCCTCGCGCGCACGGTGCTGGCGGCGGCGGCGAAACGCTCGGCGGAACTGGCCGCCGCGACGGCGCGATGA